The Melitaea cinxia chromosome 21, ilMelCinx1.1, whole genome shotgun sequence genome has a window encoding:
- the LOC123664009 gene encoding FHF complex subunit HOOK interacting protein 2A-like, whose amino-acid sequence MLSRFSDVLQSAADVLAPPATRLEDFEYHWKQVVHFYQNYDESSKVQIEDTRIPHHLHQMLQLIVDEENEQQGGTVGPCLEAIIKRSIGLLDALALLVAADRPPGARATALTLATSLLRRTKSPCLNSPHVYRPLQRMLVICNESPASPTEKEEVELLLTLCGLVRKEPCLANIFTTPFLEDTNSLLKIPEDIQTLIPIKSKAQTPKKNPLFEVDMVPNPLKTVSIVRVNKDENCIQTGSSVDDNASSKSHKTVYDDNDKFLLIDLLLSYLESADNQVVLRACEGILIVSSLAEDDIAALLTGASPACERLAARLLGLYRALPPDLDPAAVDTLSITWAYVAQDFGDKNYNNFYGYRELTAFFSWLDYIDTLMKECHPLIAAHLSRAFRTQFLEAAADALLSPAAALRATAVLAKCLRALDSHHLVHEFSEWLAGEGAGEGAGEAEWAPLRALAARCLEGDHDLTLETLRFFEAVIEKGTEHSIDRLVLSRVSGRAYRLPGDPPRAALQDERDRLNDLSHERERERARESHTSDDRAGGLLAHADDNIHRVVNSFLLLLPRGIQSQPLADCEHYVLDAQRHYQLWLDITSTYNWPTELSGDVGASSTHSYDSRPEADLHLDEAFGTIYDYRKSDKTPTFPNCKKNDNTGKSEKCPFSQTLVLRNGDAPAGSEEDFDEGPFLRMIFKLLSSMPDQPYQVNLHLTSIISKLALLPHPYLHEYLLNPDLPTSRNTPTLFKTLQELARRLTMEVPRIKNYKKVIETTRQQLMSEDPSYDEIGSHNQLVESLIVLEEFCKELAAIAFVKHQHQLQMSQ is encoded by the exons ATGTTAAGTAGATTTTCAGATGTCTTACAAAGCGCTGCGGATGTA TTGGCGCCGCCAGCTACAAGGCTAGAGGATTTCGAGTATCACTGGAAACAAGTAGTTCATTTCTACCAGAACTACGATGAAAGCTCAAAAGTACAAATTGAAGATACTAGGATTCCCCATCATTTGCACCAGATGCTTCAG TTAATAGTAGACGAAGAAAATGAACAACAAGGTGGCACAGTGGGACCATGCTTAGAGGCCATTATAAAGCGATCCATAGGGTTGCTagatgcattagcgttgctagtAGCAGCGGACCGGCCGCCTGGGGCCCGTGCCACAGCCCTGACCCTTGCCACTTCTCTGCTACGTCGCACTAAGAGCCCTTGTCTCAATAGCCCACATGTCTATAGGCCTTTGCAG CGTATGCTAGTAATATGCAATGAAAGTCCTGCCTCACCGACGGAAAAAGAAGAGGTTGAACTCCTTCTAACTCTATGTGGTTTAGTACGAAAAGAACCGTGCTTAGCAAATATATTTACCACACCATTCTTAGAAGACACCAACAGCCTCCTAAAAATACCAGAAGATATCCAAACATTAATACCGATTAAGAGTAAAGCGCAAACCCCTAAAAAGAATCCACTATTCGAAGTAGATATGGTACCAAATCCTTTGAAAACAGTCTCTATTGTAAGAGTCAATAAGGATGAAAATTGCATACAAACTGGCAGCTCTGTGGATGACAACGCTTCATCCAAAAGTCATAAAACTGTGTATGATGATAACGATAAGTTTCTGTTGATTGATTTGTTGCTGTCTTACTTGGAGAGTGCG GATAACCAGGTGGTCCTGCGAGCGTGTGAAGGTATTCTTATCGTATCGTCGCTAGCTGAAGATGACATAGCGGCGCTACTGACGGGTGCGAGCCCTGCTTGTGAGCGACTCGCGGCCCGCCTTCTAGGGCTGTACCGCGCGCTACCGCCAGACCTCGACCCCGCCGCCGTCGACACTCTCAGCATCACCTGGGC TTACGTGGCTCAAGATTTCGGTGACAAGAACTACAACAACTTTTATGGCTATCGGGAGTTGACCGCGTTTTTCTCATGGCTGGACTATATCGATACGCTTATGAAG GAGTGCCACCCGCTGATCGCGGCGCACCTTTCGCGCGCCTTCCGCACGCAGTTCCTGGAGGCCGCCGCCGACGCGCTGCTGTCGCCGGCCGCCGCGCTGCGGGCCACCGCCGTGCTGGCCAAGTGTCTCCGCGCTCTGGACTCGCACCACCTTGTGCACG AGTTCTCGGAGTGGCTGGCGGGCGAGGGCGCGGGCGAGGGCGCGGGCGAGGCGGAGTGGGCGCCGCTGCGGGCGCTGGCGGCGCGCTGTCTGGAGGGCGACCACGACCTCACGCTAGAGACGCTGCGCTTCTTTGAG GCCGTCATAGAGAAGGGCACGGAGCACAGTATCGACCGGCTGGTGCTGTCGCGCGTGTCGGGCCGCGCCTACCGCCTGCCCGGCgacccgccgcgcgccgcgctgcaGGACGAGCGCGACCGCCTCAACGACCTGAGCCACGAGCGCGAGCGGGAGCGGGCCAG GGAGTCGCACACCTCAGACGACCGAGCGGGGGGCCTTCTGGCGCACGCCGACGACAACATACATCGCGTTGTTAACAG TTTCCTGTTGCTCCTGCCCCGAGGCATCCAGTCGCAGCCGCTCGCGGACTGCGAACACTACGTACTCGACGCGCAGAGACACTACCAG CTGTGGCTCGACATAACGTCGACGTACAACTGGCCGACCGAACTGTCGGGCGACGTCGGGGCCAGCTCCACCCACAGCTACGACAGCCGGCCCGAGGCCGATCTACATTTAGATGAGGCCTTTGGAACCATTTACGATTATAGAAAATCAGACAAGACACCGACATTCCCTAACTGCAAGAAAAATGATAATACTGGAAAGTCAGAAAAGTGCCCATTTAGTCAGACTCTAGTCCTCCGGAACGGGGACGCCCCGGCGGGATCTGAGGAGGACTTCGACGAGGGTCCATTCTTGAGGATGATCTTTAAGCTTTTGTCTTCAATGCCAGACCAGCCCTACCAAGTTAATCTTCATCTAACATCCATTATCTCCAAGTTGGCGCTGTTACCCCATCCATACCTCCACGAGTATCTCCTGAACCCCGACCTGCCGACCTCCAGGAACACCCCCACGCTGTTCAAGACGCTCCAGGAGCTCGCTCGGAGACTCACTATGGAGGTGCCCAGGATCAAGAACTACAAGAAGGTTATAGAAACTACGAGGCAACAGTTGATGAGTGAGGACCCCAGCTATGATGAAAT CGGATCTCATAACCAGTTAGTTGAGAGCCTGATCGTGTTGGAAGAATTTTGTAAGGAGCTCGCCGCCATCGCTTTCGTTAAACATCAACACCAGCTACAGATGTCCCAATAA